A section of the Leminorella richardii genome encodes:
- a CDS encoding alpha-2-macroglobulin family protein, producing the protein MDVLRFLLRFPFTLLRAIGWTLSACLRVLGLLLTPFIGRVQWRTPGWLRAVGRSLLWAEGGVNRYPKSSALAVVLLAAAGSGGYYAYHWNLNRPVPIDPAPLVIHKTNVRLQVPSPVNYRSATAEPQRLTLKFSRPAAPIERIGKTVTEGITLSPAVAGEWRWQDERTLTFTAAKAMPMGQEYQVTFNNAQLVAPQVALTQSEATFKIAAFDYRLSQREFYQDPRDPQKKSAIFSVTFNAPVDVQSFEKRLNLTLSPNQKLKHSVVYDDKKLQAWVHSEQIAPSDNDMQVTLSIDKGVTSAASVNATATPKTYTVKVPSLYSLSVDHIHSQLIETEGGKDARALILSLSDAVNEKAIASSTRAWLLPQHKPTKSAQTDKDAVYPWQIEEIDESIMSQSDSLPIVMNDNEQENQASFSFTYNAPANRYLLVEVSAGLASAGGYRLKNNVYRLVSVPDYPQTLRFVSEGSLLSMKGDKRITVTARNVPGLKLDIKRVIPSQLQHIVSFKNETFTAADFDRLNAEYFTESFSYQTAINVSNPGDVKYEGIDLSRYLTSDPKSKRGIFLLSLKPWDPQKNTVKKNENEYDGNDPEAMDEEAEPRPTDSRFVVVTDLGIMSKTSVDGSRDVFVQSIHSGEPVSGATVSVIAKNGTTLLSKTTAEDGHVAFPSLKDFRAEQTAVMFLVEKEGDVSFLPTYAYYDRQLELSRFDIFGESTPRDPRTLGSYLFSDRGVYRPGEKFNIGLITRTVDWKTPVTGIPLRAEVRDPRNTLMAEFPLTLEASGFNELSYTTAENSPTGDWTVDLYLVGKDKRDSRLLGSTMVRIKEFEPDRLKVALTLTPDRKQGWVKPSELKADIDVQNLFGTPAQDRRVKSKLTLRPIYPNFSQFADYQFYENRRSGDGFDTELEERTTDANGKASIALGLEAYGDATYQLQLISEAFEAGGGRSVTAAARVMVSPHDYLVGVKADGSLDYISHRSERKINLLAVDPSLAQIPLSGLKAELLEQKYLSVLTRENSGVYKYQSKLKEAAIAEEPLSISAQGTDFTLNTEKPGNFVLVIKDADNKVLNRVSYTVAGNANVSRSLERNAELKLTLNKTSYRQGEDIEVAINAPYAGSGIITIERDKVYHWQWFHTDTTSSVQTIRLPADMEGNGYINVQFIRDMNSDEIFMSPLSYGVAPFKISHEARQAKIEIDSPEIIKPGETLSIKVKTDSAQRVTVFAVDEGILQVARYRLKDPLDYFFRKRALEVESAQILDLILPEFSKMLSLASAPGGDAGEGVDLHLNPFKRKKDEPVAYWSGITDVNGEAEFSYRVPDYFNGKLRVMAVSVTPERIGHTQRYTTVRDDFVLSPNVPTTVSPGDQFDVTLGVANNLTGLNGEKTTLDVAIKPPPQLEVVGNQNYSLSLAEKQEGVVTFRLKAKDNLGNASIQFSAHAGDKSASRTVSLSLRPAAPFRTQSIMGRMDGTQQNVSDIRQMYDQFARRDARVSRSPLVLTNGLSQYLADYPNACSEQIVSQTVPLLFQQRHPETKAGSVQEKTRSQVRNVITTLLARQNSQGAVGEWRSSPDADPFITPYVVQFLLEAREAGYPISESLLKSANGYLARMAANDAMYTQDDLRLRAFATYLLTRQGEVTTGLLAAVQTRMQKNAPDSWQQDLGSLYLAASYKMLKMDKQADALLQPTWEALSKSYDKAWWTRGYFDPLVQDSTRLYLIVRHFPEKAGSIPPQLLENMALRLKEERYTTYSSAMTILALEYYTARLQTPAAPVSGLSISVKQGEKQQAGGSLMIGSTTVSSFDAQATEVLFHNPENVPAWYVVTQAGYDRHLPTKPVSRGLEISRDYVNEEGNIVNSVALGEKLYVRLKIRANAKEGLNSLAIVDLLPGGFEVVQQSPESAGASSDDGTAASWQSPKASSGSRFQPSYSDIREDRVIIYGHATKQAQEFVYQIKATNSGVFTVPPAFGEAMYNRDIQALAVGTGTLTVTAPNAIR; encoded by the coding sequence ATGGACGTACTGCGCTTTCTACTCCGCTTTCCCTTTACGCTTTTACGCGCAATTGGCTGGACGCTGTCCGCCTGTTTGCGCGTTCTTGGCCTGCTGTTAACGCCCTTTATCGGGCGGGTGCAGTGGCGCACGCCCGGCTGGCTTCGCGCTGTCGGGCGCTCGCTCCTGTGGGCTGAAGGCGGGGTAAATCGCTATCCTAAGTCCTCCGCCTTGGCGGTGGTTCTGCTGGCTGCCGCGGGCTCTGGCGGCTACTACGCCTATCACTGGAATCTGAATCGTCCGGTTCCTATCGATCCGGCACCGCTTGTTATTCACAAGACCAATGTCCGCCTTCAGGTGCCGTCACCCGTTAACTACCGCAGCGCAACGGCAGAACCTCAGCGCCTCACTCTGAAGTTTTCACGCCCCGCAGCGCCCATTGAGCGCATTGGTAAAACCGTTACTGAAGGCATTACTCTTTCACCTGCCGTTGCTGGGGAATGGCGCTGGCAGGATGAACGTACACTGACCTTTACTGCTGCCAAAGCGATGCCCATGGGGCAAGAGTACCAAGTCACGTTCAACAACGCACAGCTGGTCGCTCCACAGGTTGCACTAACTCAAAGTGAGGCCACCTTTAAGATAGCTGCTTTCGACTATCGTCTGTCCCAAAGAGAGTTTTACCAAGACCCTCGCGATCCGCAGAAAAAGAGCGCTATTTTCTCCGTAACTTTTAACGCGCCCGTTGACGTACAGAGCTTTGAAAAACGCCTCAACCTAACCCTGTCTCCTAACCAAAAGCTAAAACACTCCGTCGTTTACGATGACAAAAAGCTTCAGGCGTGGGTTCATTCAGAGCAAATCGCCCCTTCAGATAATGACATGCAGGTCACACTCAGTATCGATAAGGGTGTCACAAGCGCCGCGTCAGTAAACGCGACCGCGACGCCCAAAACCTATACAGTCAAGGTTCCAAGCCTCTATAGCCTGAGTGTGGATCACATTCACAGTCAGCTGATTGAAACAGAAGGCGGTAAAGACGCTCGGGCGCTGATTCTGTCATTAAGCGACGCAGTTAATGAGAAAGCGATCGCTTCTAGCACGAGAGCCTGGCTTCTCCCCCAGCATAAGCCAACTAAAAGCGCACAGACCGATAAAGATGCTGTATACCCTTGGCAGATTGAGGAGATAGATGAATCCATTATGTCTCAATCCGACTCACTGCCCATTGTGATGAACGACAATGAACAGGAAAATCAGGCCAGCTTCAGCTTTACCTATAACGCGCCGGCCAACCGCTATTTACTGGTGGAAGTCTCTGCCGGGCTGGCTTCTGCCGGTGGCTACAGGCTGAAAAATAATGTTTACAGGCTCGTCAGCGTTCCCGACTATCCTCAGACACTGCGCTTCGTATCAGAAGGCTCTCTGTTATCCATGAAGGGAGACAAACGCATTACGGTCACTGCCCGCAACGTGCCCGGTCTGAAGCTTGATATTAAGCGCGTTATTCCAAGCCAGCTACAGCACATCGTTTCGTTTAAGAATGAGACCTTCACCGCCGCAGACTTTGATCGCCTGAACGCCGAATACTTTACTGAAAGCTTCAGTTATCAAACGGCTATCAACGTTAGCAATCCAGGTGATGTCAAATACGAGGGCATCGATCTTAGCCGCTATTTGACCAGCGATCCTAAATCTAAACGCGGTATCTTCCTGCTTAGCCTAAAGCCCTGGGATCCTCAAAAGAACACAGTTAAAAAGAATGAAAACGAGTATGACGGTAACGATCCAGAAGCCATGGATGAAGAAGCGGAGCCGCGCCCTACAGATTCCCGCTTTGTCGTTGTTACCGACCTTGGCATTATGTCAAAAACGTCAGTTGACGGCTCCCGAGACGTTTTCGTTCAGTCAATTCACAGCGGCGAGCCCGTCAGCGGTGCGACAGTGTCCGTTATCGCTAAAAACGGCACTACGCTGTTAAGTAAAACCACCGCTGAAGACGGCCACGTCGCGTTCCCTTCTCTAAAGGACTTTCGCGCCGAACAGACGGCGGTTATGTTCTTGGTGGAAAAGGAAGGGGATGTCTCTTTCCTACCTACGTATGCCTATTACGATCGCCAGCTCGAACTTTCTCGCTTCGACATTTTCGGTGAAAGCACGCCTAGGGATCCCCGAACGCTGGGGAGTTATCTATTCTCCGATCGCGGTGTCTATCGTCCTGGGGAAAAGTTTAACATTGGCCTGATTACAAGAACCGTAGACTGGAAAACCCCTGTCACCGGTATTCCTCTACGCGCTGAAGTGCGCGATCCAAGAAATACTCTGATGGCAGAGTTTCCGCTCACACTGGAAGCCTCCGGTTTTAATGAGCTCAGTTACACTACCGCAGAAAACTCACCCACTGGCGACTGGACCGTCGATCTGTATCTGGTCGGCAAAGACAAGCGGGATTCCCGCCTGCTGGGCAGTACCATGGTTAGAATCAAAGAGTTTGAGCCAGACAGACTGAAAGTAGCCCTTACCCTCACGCCAGATCGCAAGCAGGGCTGGGTCAAGCCGTCCGAACTAAAGGCTGACATTGACGTACAAAACCTGTTCGGTACGCCAGCACAGGACAGGCGCGTTAAGTCCAAACTCACGCTGCGCCCGATCTACCCCAACTTTAGCCAGTTTGCCGACTATCAGTTTTATGAAAACCGCCGCAGCGGCGACGGCTTCGACACTGAACTTGAAGAACGCACAACCGATGCGAATGGTAAAGCCTCGATTGCTCTGGGGCTTGAAGCCTACGGCGATGCGACTTATCAGCTCCAGCTTATTTCAGAAGCCTTTGAGGCCGGTGGAGGTCGTTCTGTCACTGCCGCAGCGCGCGTCATGGTTTCCCCTCACGACTATCTGGTCGGCGTAAAGGCGGACGGTTCGCTGGACTACATCAGCCATCGTTCAGAGCGCAAAATAAACTTGCTTGCTGTCGATCCTTCACTCGCGCAGATCCCTCTGTCTGGGCTAAAGGCAGAGCTACTGGAGCAGAAGTACCTCTCGGTACTGACCCGTGAAAATTCCGGCGTCTATAAGTATCAGTCCAAGCTGAAAGAGGCTGCCATCGCCGAAGAGCCTCTCTCTATCAGCGCTCAGGGAACTGACTTTACGCTGAACACAGAAAAGCCGGGTAACTTCGTGCTGGTGATTAAAGATGCGGACAATAAAGTACTCAACCGCGTTTCCTACACGGTGGCGGGCAATGCTAACGTTTCCCGTTCACTTGAGCGCAATGCAGAGCTGAAACTCACCCTCAATAAAACATCGTATCGTCAGGGTGAAGATATTGAGGTAGCGATTAATGCGCCCTACGCGGGCAGCGGCATCATTACTATTGAACGGGATAAAGTTTACCACTGGCAGTGGTTCCATACTGACACCACAAGCTCTGTACAAACCATACGCCTTCCCGCCGACATGGAAGGCAACGGCTACATCAACGTGCAGTTCATTCGCGATATGAACTCCGATGAGATCTTTATGAGCCCGCTCAGCTACGGCGTGGCTCCGTTTAAAATCAGCCACGAAGCTCGTCAGGCAAAAATAGAGATCGATTCACCGGAAATCATCAAGCCCGGAGAAACGCTGTCTATCAAGGTGAAAACTGACTCTGCACAGCGCGTTACCGTATTCGCCGTGGACGAAGGTATTCTTCAGGTTGCCCGCTATCGCCTGAAGGATCCGCTGGACTATTTCTTCCGCAAGCGCGCGCTGGAAGTAGAAAGCGCCCAGATCCTTGACCTTATCCTGCCAGAGTTCAGCAAGATGCTCTCCCTAGCCTCTGCGCCTGGCGGCGATGCGGGCGAAGGCGTAGACCTGCACCTGAACCCGTTCAAGCGGAAAAAAGATGAGCCCGTCGCCTATTGGTCAGGCATTACTGACGTTAACGGCGAAGCCGAGTTTAGCTACCGCGTGCCGGACTACTTTAACGGCAAGCTGCGGGTGATGGCGGTGTCCGTTACGCCAGAACGCATCGGTCATACCCAGCGCTACACTACCGTTCGCGACGACTTTGTCTTAAGCCCTAACGTGCCGACAACCGTCTCTCCGGGTGACCAGTTTGACGTCACGCTGGGTGTCGCTAACAACTTGACTGGTCTTAACGGCGAGAAAACAACGCTAGATGTGGCTATTAAGCCGCCGCCTCAGCTTGAAGTCGTTGGCAATCAAAACTACAGCCTGTCTTTGGCAGAAAAGCAGGAAGGGGTTGTGACTTTCCGCCTCAAGGCGAAAGACAATCTGGGCAATGCGTCGATTCAATTTAGCGCCCACGCTGGCGATAAGTCAGCTTCACGTACCGTTAGCCTATCCCTCAGGCCAGCAGCACCTTTCCGCACCCAGTCTATAATGGGCCGGATGGACGGCACTCAGCAAAACGTAAGCGACATTCGTCAAATGTACGATCAGTTTGCCCGCCGCGACGCCAGAGTGTCCCGTTCGCCTCTGGTGTTGACTAACGGCCTTTCTCAGTATCTGGCGGACTACCCTAACGCCTGCTCTGAGCAAATTGTCAGCCAGACGGTGCCGCTACTGTTTCAGCAGCGCCATCCTGAGACAAAAGCCGGGAGCGTACAGGAAAAAACCCGCAGTCAGGTTAGAAACGTGATCACTACGCTTCTGGCGCGTCAAAACAGTCAGGGAGCTGTCGGTGAATGGCGCTCTTCGCCTGATGCCGATCCGTTTATCACCCCTTATGTCGTTCAGTTCTTACTGGAAGCGCGCGAAGCGGGCTACCCCATCTCCGAATCGCTGCTTAAATCTGCCAACGGCTATCTGGCGCGTATGGCGGCAAACGACGCAATGTACACGCAAGACGACCTGCGTCTGCGCGCCTTTGCCACCTATCTGTTAACGCGCCAAGGGGAGGTCACCACTGGCCTGCTGGCCGCAGTTCAGACGCGCATGCAAAAGAATGCGCCTGACAGCTGGCAGCAGGATCTGGGATCGCTGTACCTTGCCGCATCCTACAAGATGCTGAAAATGGACAAACAGGCCGATGCGCTTTTACAGCCAACCTGGGAAGCCCTTAGCAAAAGCTATGACAAAGCCTGGTGGACAAGAGGCTACTTCGATCCGCTGGTTCAAGACAGCACTCGCCTTTACCTCATCGTTCGCCATTTCCCAGAGAAGGCTGGTAGTATCCCGCCTCAGCTGCTGGAAAATATGGCGCTGCGCCTGAAAGAGGAGCGTTATACCACCTACTCTTCAGCAATGACCATTTTAGCGCTGGAATACTATACTGCCCGCCTCCAAACCCCTGCTGCACCGGTAAGTGGACTGAGCATCAGCGTTAAACAGGGAGAAAAACAGCAGGCGGGCGGCAGTCTGATGATTGGCTCAACGACCGTCAGCAGCTTTGACGCCCAGGCCACGGAAGTCCTGTTCCACAATCCAGAGAACGTCCCTGCCTGGTACGTAGTCACTCAGGCCGGCTACGATCGGCACCTGCCGACAAAGCCCGTTTCTCGCGGTTTAGAAATCAGTCGAGACTACGTTAACGAGGAAGGCAATATCGTCAACAGCGTTGCGCTGGGTGAAAAACTTTACGTACGCCTGAAGATCCGCGCTAACGCCAAAGAGGGGCTCAACAGTCTGGCGATCGTTGACCTGCTGCCCGGCGGCTTTGAAGTTGTTCAGCAGTCACCGGAAAGCGCCGGTGCCTCAAGCGATGACGGTACAGCCGCCTCTTGGCAGTCACCGAAAGCCTCTTCCGGATCCCGCTTCCAGCCCAGCTATAGCGATATTCGCGAAGACAGAGTCATCATTTACGGCCACGCCACGAAGCAGGCCCAGGAGTTCGTTTACCAAATCAAGGCGACTAACTCCGGCGTCTTTACCGTGCCGCCTGCCTTTGGTGAAGCAATGTATAACCGCGACATTCAGGCGCTGGCCGTCGGTACGGGTACCCTAACGGTTACCGCGCCGAACGCCATCAGGTAG
- a CDS encoding NifB/NifX family molybdenum-iron cluster-binding protein: MITAIPVTKEHISGHFTKAESFIFINAEGRIVCHHINPAREGGCAEKKALLNMLQRQNAQRVIVRHIGERMLGKLLSRELSVFKTHSGNIDVQALCAAHLEGFTPLTDAQQGKRSPNYETKKAVGGGCGCSHEGSEHDHGDCHHDGGKRCCDSH, encoded by the coding sequence ATGATCACTGCAATTCCCGTAACAAAAGAGCATATCTCTGGCCATTTTACCAAAGCGGAAAGCTTCATTTTTATCAACGCCGAAGGCCGCATCGTATGTCACCACATAAACCCGGCCCGAGAAGGTGGCTGTGCAGAAAAGAAAGCGCTGCTAAACATGCTGCAGCGTCAAAATGCACAACGGGTGATCGTCCGCCATATCGGCGAGCGCATGCTTGGAAAGCTGCTCTCTCGCGAACTGTCTGTCTTCAAGACCCACAGTGGAAATATCGACGTTCAGGCACTGTGTGCCGCGCATCTGGAGGGGTTTACGCCGCTGACAGACGCCCAACAGGGGAAGCGCTCCCCCAACTATGAAACGAAAAAAGCAGTAGGCGGAGGATGTGGATGCAGTCACGAAGGCAGCGAACATGACCATGGTGACTGCCATCACGATGGAGGTAAACGCTGCTGTGACTCTCATTAA
- a CDS encoding DUF134 domain-containing protein, with protein MPRPKIPRKVCGQPANTCFKPNGIPMRLLDEVSLGEDEFEALRLVDYLGMQQQRAAAEMGVSRQTLANILKTARFKVIECLSQGKALIMNYKTENIQEDRE; from the coding sequence ATGCCACGTCCTAAAATTCCGAGAAAAGTCTGCGGCCAGCCGGCTAATACCTGTTTTAAGCCTAACGGTATCCCCATGCGCTTGCTGGATGAAGTCTCACTCGGAGAAGATGAGTTTGAGGCTCTAAGGCTGGTGGATTACCTCGGCATGCAGCAGCAGAGAGCTGCCGCCGAAATGGGGGTTTCACGCCAAACGCTGGCCAACATACTGAAAACGGCTCGTTTCAAAGTGATCGAATGCCTCTCTCAGGGAAAGGCGCTGATAATGAACTACAAAACTGAAAATATACAGGAGGATCGCGAATGA
- a CDS encoding phosphoethanolamine transferase CptA, giving the protein MSSTEQAKPSFRWSALFWVLAYFWFFSTSLQITILITGYSGTTGLRDSLLYSSLWLIPVFLFPNKTKAIAAVIGIVLWAASACALAYFVIYGQEFSQSVLFTLFESNTNEASEYVSQYFSFKLLAVLVLYTAVAIFLWTRLRPVYIPGRWRQLVPFALLYGLILNPLITSSASHLASRMEPAAPWQMLMGYVKYQQQLSSLNSLLDQNGALPPLQNLKDESGEAPRTLVLVIGESTQRGHMSLYGYPRKTTPELDAIRDSDRGLTVFNNVVTSRPYTIEILQQALTFANEQNPDDYLTKPSLMNLMKQAGYKTFWITNQQTMTKRNTMLTVFSKQTDEQYYMNQQRTQSAREYDTNVLDPFKKVLADPAPKKFIIVHLLGTHLNYKYRYPEDWGKFDGKTEHAPAGLSNDKLESYNDYDNANLFNDYVVASLIKDYKATDPNGFLLYFSDHGEEVYDTPPHDIQGRNEKQPTRHMYTVPFIMWTSPKWQSAHPRDLSAYVDRKYSSSELIHTWSDLAGLSYDGYDPTYSLTSPEFQERTRWIGDPYEKDGLHDYDKLPYGDRVANQ; this is encoded by the coding sequence ATGTCCTCGACTGAACAGGCCAAACCCTCTTTTCGCTGGTCAGCCCTTTTTTGGGTGCTGGCCTACTTCTGGTTTTTCTCCACGTCACTCCAGATAACTATTTTAATTACCGGATATAGCGGTACCACGGGCCTACGCGACTCGCTGCTTTACAGCTCGCTGTGGCTTATTCCCGTTTTTCTGTTTCCAAACAAGACCAAGGCAATCGCTGCGGTTATCGGCATTGTGCTGTGGGCGGCTTCTGCCTGTGCGCTAGCCTACTTTGTGATTTATGGACAGGAATTTTCCCAAAGCGTACTGTTTACGCTGTTTGAATCCAACACTAACGAAGCCAGTGAATACGTTAGTCAATACTTCAGCTTTAAGCTATTAGCGGTGCTAGTGCTTTACACGGCTGTGGCGATATTTCTCTGGACGCGCCTTCGCCCTGTCTATATTCCCGGTCGCTGGCGCCAACTGGTGCCCTTTGCTCTGCTGTACGGACTTATTCTTAACCCTCTGATTACCTCCAGCGCGTCGCACCTCGCCTCCCGTATGGAGCCCGCTGCACCCTGGCAGATGCTGATGGGTTACGTTAAGTACCAACAGCAGCTCAGCAGTTTGAATAGCCTGCTTGACCAAAACGGCGCTTTACCGCCGCTGCAAAACCTTAAAGATGAATCGGGTGAAGCGCCAAGAACGCTAGTGCTGGTTATCGGTGAATCAACTCAGCGGGGCCACATGAGTCTGTACGGCTACCCAAGAAAGACCACGCCAGAGCTGGACGCCATACGCGATAGCGATCGCGGTCTAACTGTCTTCAACAACGTAGTGACCTCTCGTCCCTATACCATCGAAATTCTGCAGCAGGCGCTAACGTTCGCCAATGAACAGAATCCGGACGACTATCTCACCAAGCCGTCACTGATGAACTTGATGAAACAGGCGGGCTACAAGACCTTCTGGATCACCAATCAGCAGACCATGACCAAGCGCAACACCATGCTAACGGTCTTCTCCAAGCAAACGGACGAGCAGTACTACATGAACCAGCAGCGCACCCAAAGCGCCCGCGAATACGACACCAACGTGTTGGATCCGTTTAAAAAAGTGCTGGCCGATCCGGCTCCGAAAAAGTTCATCATTGTTCATCTGCTGGGAACACACCTGAACTACAAGTATCGCTATCCGGAAGACTGGGGTAAGTTTGACGGCAAGACAGAGCACGCTCCGGCGGGGCTGTCCAACGATAAGCTTGAGTCATATAACGATTATGACAACGCCAACCTGTTTAACGACTACGTTGTGGCATCCCTGATTAAAGACTATAAGGCAACGGATCCAAACGGTTTCCTGCTGTACTTCTCCGATCACGGCGAAGAGGTTTACGACACGCCCCCTCACGATATTCAGGGGCGCAACGAGAAACAGCCGACCCGTCACATGTATACCGTACCCTTTATCATGTGGACATCGCCCAAATGGCAGTCAGCCCACCCTCGCGATCTGAGCGCCTATGTCGATAGAAAGTACAGCAGCTCTGAGCTTATACACACTTGGTCAGATTTAGCTGGGCTGAGCTATGACGGCTACGATCCTACTTACTCGCTCACCAGCCCAGAGTTTCAGGAAAGAACCCGTTGGATTGGCGATCCCTATGAAAAAGACGGGCTGCACGACTACGATAAACTGCCCTATGGGGATCGGGTGGCTAACCAGTAG
- the inaA gene encoding lipopolysaccharide kinase InaA, whose protein sequence is MSSQQELSEFQSWWATEGDWVEEPNYRRKGMSGVQRIEKDGKILYVKRMTQHLFHSLRYPFGRPTIVREMDVIRTLAKAGTLVPKIVYGKALKIDGEWRALLVTEDLTGFVSIDLWYEQHQKTPFSDEERFAMLRAVAHAFKKMHSVGMQHGCCYVRHIFVTTQGEAQAAFIDLEKGRQRWRRANAIRHDFQQLEKYLAPIPKEDWQYVKDYYWSL, encoded by the coding sequence ATGAGTTCTCAGCAGGAATTATCAGAGTTTCAATCGTGGTGGGCAACGGAAGGCGACTGGGTTGAAGAGCCGAACTACCGCCGCAAAGGTATGAGTGGCGTACAGCGCATCGAGAAAGACGGCAAAATACTTTACGTGAAGAGAATGACACAGCACCTGTTTCATTCGCTGCGCTACCCGTTTGGCCGCCCGACCATAGTGAGAGAGATGGACGTTATCAGGACGCTGGCTAAAGCCGGAACGCTGGTGCCTAAGATTGTTTACGGTAAAGCATTAAAAATTGACGGAGAGTGGCGAGCGCTTCTGGTTACAGAAGATCTGACCGGATTTGTCAGCATCGATCTTTGGTATGAGCAGCATCAGAAGACGCCTTTTTCTGACGAGGAACGCTTTGCTATGCTGCGCGCGGTAGCCCACGCCTTTAAAAAGATGCACAGCGTAGGGATGCAGCACGGCTGCTGCTATGTGCGCCACATCTTTGTGACGACTCAAGGAGAGGCTCAGGCGGCATTTATCGATCTGGAAAAGGGCCGTCAGCGCTGGCGCAGAGCTAACGCTATTCGCCACGACTTCCAGCAGTTGGAGAAATATCTGGCTCCGATCCCGAAAGAAGACTGGCAGTACGTGAAGGACTATTACTGGTCTCTGTAG
- the rfaQ gene encoding lipopolysaccharide core heptosyltransferase RfaQ — protein sequence MDKQFKRILVIKMRFHGDMLLTTPVISTLKRQYPDAKVDVLLYQDTMPILSENPEINALYGIKNKGSGAKEKVCNFLSLIRTFRANRYDLIVNLTDQWMVALLVRLVSAKLSMTQNYSNRQSAFWKRSFTQIVPITGVHIVDRNLSILAPLGIEPFYSKTTMSYLPEHWESLKERLASLGISGQYAVIQPTARQMFKCWDDEKFSAVIDALQAKGLRVVLTSGPGADDLACVNHIAEGCNEPPVTELAGKTSFPELGALIDHAALFIGVDSAPMHIAAAVNTPVVCLFGATDHIVWRPWSDNATVLWAGDYQAMPERDQRDRNKKYLSAIPAEDVIQAAESLLLKNAQPPEPEKGVEP from the coding sequence GTGGATAAGCAATTTAAACGAATTCTTGTCATCAAAATGCGTTTTCACGGCGATATGTTGCTGACAACGCCGGTCATTAGCACGCTGAAGCGGCAGTATCCCGATGCAAAGGTTGACGTCCTGCTTTATCAGGACACCATGCCGATCCTGTCGGAAAATCCCGAAATTAATGCGCTTTATGGCATAAAAAATAAGGGAAGCGGAGCGAAAGAAAAGGTCTGCAATTTTTTATCGCTGATTAGAACCTTTCGAGCCAACCGCTATGACCTGATCGTGAACTTAACCGATCAGTGGATGGTTGCGCTGCTGGTGAGGCTGGTGTCTGCCAAACTGTCAATGACACAGAATTATAGCAATCGTCAGTCGGCATTTTGGAAGCGCAGCTTTACGCAGATTGTGCCTATCACTGGAGTTCACATCGTTGATCGTAACCTGTCGATACTGGCGCCGTTGGGGATTGAACCCTTTTATTCCAAAACGACAATGAGTTATCTCCCCGAGCACTGGGAGTCTCTTAAGGAACGGCTGGCGTCATTGGGTATAAGCGGTCAGTATGCGGTGATTCAACCAACAGCGCGCCAAATGTTTAAGTGCTGGGACGACGAGAAGTTCTCTGCAGTCATAGACGCTTTGCAGGCAAAAGGGCTTCGGGTCGTGCTAACGTCTGGCCCAGGCGCAGACGATCTCGCCTGCGTGAACCACATCGCGGAGGGATGTAACGAACCTCCCGTTACTGAACTGGCAGGAAAAACCAGCTTTCCAGAGTTAGGGGCGCTTATTGACCACGCGGCGCTGTTTATTGGCGTGGATTCTGCACCGATGCATATTGCTGCTGCGGTAAATACCCCCGTGGTGTGCCTGTTCGGTGCGACAGACCACATTGTGTGGCGCCCGTGGTCGGATAACGCGACGGTGCTTTGGGCGGGTGACTATCAGGCGATGCCGGAGCGAGATCAACGCGATAGAAATAAAAAGTATCTGTCAGCGATCCCGGCCGAGGACGTTATTCAGGCTGCCGAGTCGCTGCTGCTGAAAAATGCGCAGCCGCCAGAGCCAGAAAAGGGCGTAGAACCATGA